Proteins from one Falco naumanni isolate bFalNau1 chromosome 10, bFalNau1.pat, whole genome shotgun sequence genomic window:
- the DNAJC5 gene encoding dnaJ homolog subfamily C member 5 has protein sequence MADQRQRSLSTSGESLYHVLGLDKNATSDDIKKSYRKLALKYHPDKNPDNPEAAEKFKEINNAHAILTDATKRNIYDKYGSLGLYVAEQFGEENVNTYFVLSSWWAKALFVFCGLITGCYCCCCLCCCCNCCCGKCKPKPPEGEEQEYYVSPEDLEAQLQSDEREASDAPIVIQPASATETTQLTADSHPSYHTDGFN, from the exons ATGGCAGACCAGAGGCAACGTTCGCTCTCTACCTCTGGGGAATCGTTATACCACGTGCTGGGGTTGGACAAGAATGCCACTTCAGATGATATCAAAAAGTCATACAG GAAACTGGCATTGAAATATCATCCTGATAAAAACCCTGATAatccagaggcagcagaaaaatTTAAAGAGATCAATAATGCACACGCAATATTGACCGATGCCACAAAGCGAAACATTTATGATAAGTATGGTTCCCTGGGTCTCTATGTGGCAGAGCAGTTTGGTGAAGAAAATGTGAACACATACTTCGTGCTATCCAGCTGGTGGGCAAAG GCCTTGTTCGTGTTCTGCGGGCTCATCACGGGCTGCTATTGCTgttgctgtctgtgctgctgctgtaattGTTGCTGTGGGAAGTGTAAACCTAAACCTCCTGAAGGGGAAGAGCAGGAATACTACGTTTCTCCAGAGGACTTGGAGGCACAGTTGCAGTCAGATGAAAGGG AGGCCTCAGACGCACCTATTGTGATACAGCCAGCATCAGCCACAGAGACAACCCAGCTCACAGCTGACTCTCACCCCAGCTACCACACTGACGGATTTAATTAA